TTGGATAAAATGCATTCCTGGTTACAAGGTAACCAGGTTGATAATTTTTATGATTTTACTGCTATTCAGTTAGATGATAAGCAAGGGGTGTTGTTTTAACGTGTTTTAAGCAACTAAATTAGTAAATAATTACCGACCAAGAAAGTCCGCGAGGATTTCGTAAGTAAGCAAAAAGCCAGCAATAAATTATATACGGTGTTACCTGCAGGCCTTAATTCTTATTTTATAATTGTGGTTCAATATTATCTTTCGTTAGTTTTTTAATAAATACATTATTTCTATTTTTTGCTCTCTCAAGAAGCGTAGAATATTTCACAACTTCTGTATAAAGTGAACCGTCCTTTCCTTCGTTGCTATAAATTCCAGCTATAGTTTTAGATGGCCTAAATAAATAATCAAAATTATAGGCGTTTTTGAAATCAGCATCATAAGCTCTAACATCATTTGGTTCAATTTTTTCTCCAATTAGATATCCATAAAAAGTAGTTAGTTTCATTTCTGGAATTGAAAAATTTCTCAAAAGAGTTGCGTAATTATTTATTTGATTTAAGTGGTCAGAAACACTAACGTCAGGGTTTTTAAATTCAATAATTATACATTTCTCTTCTTGTGGAAATAATAGAATATCAGGTCTTTTATGAAGCCTGTTTTCTCCAATAGAAGTTATAAATTGAGTTTCTTCTTCAGATAAATCTTCTCTAATTATATTTTCTCCTTTAAATTTGATATCAGATAACTTGGACTCTGAAATCCCTTGAAAATATATAAAATCTTCATTTATAATCCACAAATCACTTTTATCAGGTGTTGTTGCGTTTTGTTGAAAAATTAGATTATGTAGTAATGCTTCATCTTTATTTCTTGAACCATCATTTTGAATTGATAATTTTCTGTTTAAAATTAAAGAGAATAATTCAAGAATAAGTTTTCTTCTAGCAATATAATGTGTTAAATCAGCTTTATTTTGTTGTGGAATTACTTTAGCTATTCTTTCAATTTCAGCATCTAGTGTATCTGAATAATTTTCAGAAGTGGTATCTAGATGATTTAGTCTTTCAATACTACTTTTTAAATTCGAATCTAAATCAGCTTTTTTTCTTGCTTCTGCAGTGTAAAATTTTTCTAATATTTTTTTATCACTATCATTTATAGAAATTTCAATTTCTGAATCTTCCGGCAATAAAAACATTTCCTTAAGATTTTTAATGTCTAACTGATGTTTTTCTTGAATTTTTTCTATTTGTGGATATAAATTATTGATTGTACCATTTATTTTCGTTTCTAGAAGATCTAGAATTATAACTTCTTCATTAAATATGTTTGGATCATTTGAAAAAATATCATTGTTAGGAATATCTATTTCTCCTCTTTCATTTGTGTCTTTGTCATCTAAATAATCACTAGAAACTAAAAAAAGAAAATGACTATTATCAATTACTTCATCTTTAGAAAGAGAAGATAAATTGACTTCAAAGTTTTCTACTACTTCGTGTTTACTTGTTAGTTTTAAATCATTTTGCTTTAAAAATGATTTATCTAATTTGTATGAGTTTATTGTAAATGTTTCAAATTTTTCAGTTTCAATGATGCTTTTTGCATCATCAGATAATTTTGAATAATGAACTTTTACATTATCTGTTTTGTCAATTTTTGGAATGTCAGATTTTGATATTGTTGATTGACTTTCTTTATCGTTAAATACATAATGTTCTAAAATAATTTCTGGCAAATTATTTTTGTTTAAACAAAAGTATTGAATGTATCTTTTTAAAAGTGAGTCTTTTAAATTGACATCATTTAAAGTATGATATATATTTCTAGTTTGGTCTAAAAGTCCTTCGAAAGTGAGAGTTGTTCCAGAAGATTTTGCCTCAATTTCAATATCTTTTTTGTGAAAAATTATAGAGTTTTTTTTAAGATAATCTTCTTTTTTTGAAACATAAAATTCTCTTTTTCTATATTTTCCACTATTTAAATATATGCTCATTATTTTAGTAGAATCAAAATAATGAGTGTACTGTATTCTTCCAGAGCCAAGGTTTTTAAACCCTTTTGTAAAATCTTTATATGTATTGAATCTCTTAAATTCTTTATCATCAAAACCAACTCCGTTGTCACTTATTTGAAGTTTAGAAAAAGTAAAACTTTGGTCTGTATTTTGAGTTGAATATATTTTTATTTCAATTTTTCCTTTGAAACCTTTGTTTATTTTTTCCTTTATTCGAATTGCTTCAAGTGAATTTGTAAATGCCTCATAAACTGGTTGTAACGAAACTTTCGAGCGATTAACATCTCTTATTACTCCTTCATAATAAACTCCATCTCCACTTATGTGTGTGTTATTTTCAAATTTCATTTTCAAATCTTAATAGATGATTAAAGTACGTTGATTTTCCTGAATTTTTTATGATTACGAATGTTTTTTTGGCTTGCAGGTAATTTGTTATATCAAATCTAAAAGTAATGATTTATATCAAATATTTCAGGTTATCACAACCTTTTATCCCTACAATTCTTATCAAAAGCCACTAGATTAAAAAGTTGTCTCATACGTGAACGAACTCTAGAACCGTAACGTTCATCAATTTCTTCTGCGTTGAGGTTCGTAGTAGCAAATGTTAGTTTTTTGTTTTGGAGGAATAAATCGTACCTGGAGAGTAATATTTCTCCCATGACATTACAATCTTGTCCAAAGTGTTTTCCATCAGGTTCTACTCCTAAATCATCAAAACAAAAAGAAAAGCTAGAACCGTATTTTTCTATCACCTCAAAACCTTTGCTATTGAATTGGAACGTTAAAAATCTACTTGGAATGACTTCGTAATTGATAACGTTTGGCGAAATATGTTTTAATAATTTCATCCAACTTGTTTTACCACATCCTACGGGTCCAGAAAGTAAAATTCCTTTGTTGGGATCTAGTCCGTATTTTTCACATTTTTTATAATCTCTGATAAAATACAAGCAAAGCTTGTAAAGTAAAAACATGTCATCTTCGTAGATTTTAAAGTTTTTTCCAAAGGTTAATCTTCCTTTGTAGTTGAGGTAGGCTACAATTTTATCAAAATCGTAGTGGATGATGTTGTTTTCTATGGTTCCTAATTCGAATAGGGTTTCTTTTTCGTGTATGATGTGTGGGTGCATAGAGTTGTTTTTAAATTTTTATTTCACTACGTTCATTTTGTCTTGACACAAAACGAACCAAAAAGTCAAGACTTCAAGAACATTTCTAAAATGCTATTCTCATTTTCTAAAGAAAAAGAACTCACTACTTCCTGAAATAAATTCAGGATTTCGTTCAGACATCTTTTTCTTTTACGAAAATTTCAAATCCATTTTTACGAAATAACCTTGTATGTCATTTGTTACAATATTTTCATTTTTTAAAATCGGCCGGAACTTTTATTTTTTGAAAAAAAATTGCTCATAATGGTTGGCTATAATCTTTGTCATTTTCAATTTTTAAATAATCAGAATTTTGATTTTCCTGTTTATAATGTTTATTACGTTTTATATGTTTATTATGTTTATAATAAGATACCAGTGCTTGTCCCACATCTTGTTCCACTACCTGTCCCACATCTTGTCCCACTACTTGTCCATTACTAGTCCAAAAATTGTACATGTTTACTTCGCTACTTTTAAATGGATTTTGAGAGGGTTTATATTTGATAAATTTCCATTTATTTAAATCACGAATACATTTGTGATAAGTTGTTTTTGAACCAATTTTTGCCATAATCATGACTTCGTTTCTGTTTACATAAAAAGGAGTTTGAAACCTATTTACATTCCACAATTGAAACAAAGCCATGTATAGACTGATATGTGTTGGATTAAAGCGTTGGTCATCAATTGTTTTATCATAAAAAACCTTTAAGTGTTTTATATAATTGACTTCTGACATCATCATTCTAGTGTTTTACTTTATTCTCCTCCATTACTTTCTGAATTTCTTCAGCATCGTAATAAATAATTCCTCCAATTTTGGTATAAGGTAAAGTTCCATTGATTCGAAGTGTTTGTAATGTTCCTGGACTTACTTGAAGCAGTTCCATAATTTCATTAGATTTTAAATACTTCTTGTTTTTGGTTGTTGAATTTGATTCAAGTAGTTTTTTAAAAGCTTCTAATAGTTCAGTTTTAAATTCTCTTAAATCATCCGTCGTAATAATTGCTGTTGGCATAATTTTACAATTTTAATGGTTAACTAATAGTTTGATTTGACTTTCGTTTTCCAAAATTGCAACGCTTTGATGAATTTTATTCGGTAGTTTTCAGAACTACCGAATAAAATTTTAAAAAAATGAAAACCTCAACGTTTTCAAGGGTTGAGGTTTTTTTGATATTGTATAAAGGATGAAAAAAGGTGAATTCGGTAGTTCCAAAAAATACCGAATATTAAAAATCATCAACTTCTAATTTTAAAATTAAATTTGAAGATAAGTTTGATAAGAATTTTGTTTGATTCTCTTGTCTGTTTTTAATCTCTCCAAAAGTTTTATAATAATTCCCAAGGTTGACATTAAATAGTTTGCCAAAAACATCGGTGATTTCTTTAATTTGAGTATCTCCGCCATTTATAGCCCCTGTTACTTTTAAAGCATATATAAGCTCAACTAAGTCTGTTTTTGAAGCTGTCCAAGTAAAGTTTTCCGCAATAGAATTGTTATCAATAGTATTATAACATCCTGCCTCGAAATTAGATAAACAATAAAGCTCTTGTTTGAAATAGGTTGAAAGTAATTCATAGGTAACTACCTCACATGTCAATAGATCATGTGAGGTTGTAAACTCTGGGTCAGTATCTGCATAATCAGATTGTGAAAATAAAGCTAATTGTTCGTTTCCTCTAACAAAATACTTATCATCCAAAGAAGTTTGTTCTTGTTTTATGTACCTGTAAAAGCTTTGATTTCTTTTCTTTTTATTCTCTAATAATCTTAGCTCTTTAAGAATATACTTCTTTTGTTTTTCAATGGATACAAAGGGTTGTTCTGCCTTATATGACAGCTGAATTTTGAAAAATTTTATCTGTCCACAAATACTAGGTTTTATTTTTTTAAAAAACGTAATCTCCTCTTGTGTATTTTCAAATGATAATGTTCTAACATAAATTCTAATTTGATGCAAATGATGTTTTGCTTCTTTAAGTTTTAGTTTTAATTCCTCTTCTTTTTTAAGGTGCTTACTTTCAATTTTTTTTAATGTGTTTTCGTAATTTTTCACTAAATCTAATATCTTTTTCATAGAATTATTTAAATTTTTGCATGTGAAAATATTTAAAAACATCACAAATAAAATACTACCTGTGTTTTTACGCAGCTAAAAACAATCAAACAGCTATAAAATACTCAAGTTGATTATTATGAAACTCTTTGTATATGAGGCTTGTAAGAGAATTTTTCTTTAAGAATATTCATGTCTTCACTTACTTTTTTATCTACAATTTTTGCGTAAATCTGGGTAGTTGTAAGCTTAGTGTGACCTAACATTTTTGATACCGTTTCTATTGGAATTCCGTTAGATAATGTAACCGTAGTTGCAAAGGTATGACGTGCCATGTGAAAGGTTAAGTTTTTAGTAATTCCACATACATCAGCTATTTCTTTTAGGTAGCTATTTAGCTTCTGATTGGAAATAGTTGGTAGTAATATATTTGAATGTAAAACACGTAAGTTTTCGGAATATGAATTTATGATGTTTTCAGCAAGTTCTAACAATGGAACTTTTACAGGAGTTCCTGTTTTTTGTCTTTTGGTTATTATCCAATTGCCTCCATCAATACCTATTACAATGTTATCTGGAGTTAAATTTTTAATATCTATATAAGCTAAACCTGTATAGCAGCTGAATAAAAATAGGTCTTTAACCAATTGTAATCTTTCAATTCTTGAATGATAGTTTTGAATACTCTCTAATTCATATTCTGTTAAATATTCTCTTTGTTTCTTTATGAAAGTAGGAGAGAACCTAATAAAAGGGTCTTTGTTAATCCATTCCAGTTCAACTGCCATCTTTATCATTTTACGGAGTCTTTGAATGTGTTTCATAACTGTATTATTTTCAATTGCATGTTGACCGTTTGTAGGTTGATAATTACGTAAATAGGATTCATAACCTAACAAAAATTGATAATCCAATTGCTTGAGGTATAAATCGGTAGTTTTTAGTAGTTCATTTACATATAAAAAAAGATACTTTTGGGAAGTCTTGTAACTACGTAAAGTGTTTTTATGGATTTTTTTCTCAACAAATTGATTGTGATATGATACTAAATCTTGTAAAGTTTTATGTTTTTGGTCGGTACCTAAATACCTTGCTTTAACTAATTGTGCAGTAATTAGTTTCTCTTCAAGTTCTAACTCTCTATAAGCTTTTGCAATTTTAGATTCTTCTTCTTTAAGAAATTGATTTAACATCCTTGCTTCATTAGAATTACCTCTAACTTTAGATTTATAATAATCCCAAGAATCGATTTTAATTTTCTTGTTTAAACTAATATTAGCTCTTTTAGAATTAATTGTGATTCTAAAATAAATAATAGCAAAACCAGGTTCTACATTTTGAGTATACAACCAGGTAAGTAATGAATAAGTGTTTGATGATACCATAGTAATCGTCTTTTGTGGTGAAACAATAGGACGAAAGTCAAGTCAAACTAATAGTATCTTTTTAATGTAAAGAGGTTAGTAATTTTAAGCTTTAAATTATACTAACCGAAATACTTACCTAATATATAAAATATTTTGTTTTGTATTCAAATCAGCATAAATAAAAAAACCTTATAAACATAATGTTTATAAGGTTTTGGAAGAGATTAACTTTTCTCTTGCGGTCTGGACGGGACTCGAACCCGCGACCCCCTGCGTGACAGGCAGGTATTCTAACCAGCTGAACTACCAGACCGTTGCTGTTAGCGGTTGCAAATATACAACTAAATCACAGTTGTGCAAAGGCTTTACAAGCTTTTTTTTGTTTTTTTTATCATAAAAAACTTAGCTTATTAATTTTCAGAATTTTACGCATAAAAAAAGATTACCAATGGTAATCTTTTTTTATATCTATATAGAGAAAGTTTTAAATAGCTGCATCAATTTTTGCTGCATATGTAGCCTTTGGAGCTACTCCTACTTGTTTATCCACTACTTCTCCTCCTTTAAATACTAATACTGTTGGAATGTTACGAACACCATATTTTGCTGCAAATTCTTGGTTTGCATCAACATCTACCTTTCCAACAACAGCTTTTCCTTCATATTCAGCAGTTAACTCATCAATGATTGGAGCAACCATTCTACATGGTCCACACCATGCAGCCCAAAAATCTACCAAAACTGGCTTATCTGACTGTAATACTACTTCTTCAAACGTTGCATCTGTAATTTCTAATGCCATAATTTTATTTTTTTAATGTTTTACTTTATTCTTTATAGTTAACAAAAATATACAATTATTCAACTAATCAAAGTTTTATATAATCGCTTTTGCTTATAGGTCTATCAATCATTTTGATACTTACAAAAATTCTATTCTTCTGCCATATTAGGACTCAACCAACGTTCTGCTTCTGTATTTGTTAAACCTCTTCTATTTGCAAAATCATGTACTTGTTCTTTGGTTATTTTACCTAAACCAAAATAGCGAGCGTCTTTGTGTGCAAAATAATGTCCAGAAACCGATGCTGTTGGGAACATTGCTAAGCTATCTGTTAACTCAACCCCAATATTTTCTTTTACATTTAACAAATCCCATAATTGTCTTTTCTCTGTATGATCTGGACAAGATGGATATCCTGGTGCAGGACGAATACCTTGATAAGACTCTTTAATCAACTCTTCGTTAGATAAATCCTCTCCTTTAGCATATCCCCAATCTTGTTTACGAACTTTATCATGTAAATATTCTGCAAAGGCTTCTGCAAATCTATCCGCCAAAGCTTTTACCATAATACTATTGTAATCATCTAAGTTTTGCTTGTACTCTTCAGCTTTTTCTTCAACACCAAATCCTGCTGTTACACAAAATGCACCAATATAATCTTCTACACCGCTATCTTTTGGAGCAATATAATCAGACAAAGCAATATGTGGTTTTCCTGCTGCTTTTTTAGATTGCTGACGTAAGGTTAGCATGGTCTGAATGGTTTCTGCACGATTATTATCTGTATAGATTTCTATATCATCAGCATTCACCGTATTTGCAGGAAACAATCCATAAACCGCTTTGGCTACAAACCATTTTTCTTTTACAATTGTATCCAACATTGCTTTGGCATCCTTGTACAAATCTTTGGCTTGTTCTCCTACAATTTCATCTTCTAAAATTGCCGGAAATTTACCATGTAACTCCCACGATTGAAAGAATGGAGTCCAATCCATAAATGGCAACAACTCTTCTAACGGTAAATTATCGATAACCTGAACCCCTATTTTATTAGGTGCATATACAGTTTCTGAATTAAAGTCTAACTTATAATTATTAGCTCTAGCTTCTGCTAATGGTAAATACACTTTTTTACGAGCTCGATTTAAAAATCCATCACGAACCTTATCATACTCTGCGTATGTTTTATCTTTAAATGCTTGAGAAATCTTTTTATCCTCTCCAATTAACGTACTCGTAACTGGTACAGAACGCGAAGCATCTAATACATGAACTACTCCACCATCATACTCAGGAGCTATTTTAACAGCTGTATGTGCTTTAGATGTTGTAGCACCACCAATCAACAATGGAATGGTAAAATTCAATCGCTTCATTTCTTTGGCAATGTGAACCATTTCATCTAAAGATGGCGTAATTAAACCACTCAATCCAATCACATCAACTTTTTCATCAATAGCTGCTTGCAATATTTTTTCGGGCGGAACCATTACCCCTAAATCTACAATTGCATAATTGTTACAAGCCAACACTACTCCTACAATATTTTTACCAATATCATGAACATCTCCTTTTACAGTAGCTAATAGCACTTTACCTTGTGGTGGACTGTTTTCATCTTTAGCAGCTTCAATAAACGGCATTAAATGAGCCACCGCTCTTTTCATTACACGAGCTGATTTTACAACTTGTGGCAAGAACATTTTTCCTTCACCAAACAAATCTCCAACAACTCCCATTCCAATCATTAAATGACCTTCTATAACTTCTAAAGGCTTTTCAACCGTTAAACGAGCTTCTTCAACATCTTCTACAATAAACTGGTCTATTCCTTTTACCAATCCATGGGTAATTCTATCTTGTAAAGGCAATTCTCTCCAAGCTAGTTTTTGAGCTTCAGATTTTTTTTCTCCTTTAAAACTTTCTGCAAAATCTAATAATCTTTCGGTAGCATCATCTCTTCTATCTAAAATTACATCTTCTACATGTTCTAATAAATCTTTAGGAATATCATCGTAAACTTCTAGCATCGCTGGGTTTACAATTCCCATATTCATTCCTTTTTGGATAGCATAATACAAAAACACAGAATGCATTGCTTCACGCACAGGATTGTTTCCTCTAAATGAGAAAGAAACATTACTAACCCCACCACTTACACTTGCATTTTCTAAATTGGTACGTACCCAATGAGTAGCCTCAATAAAATCGATAGCATTTCTTCTATGCTCCTCCATTCCCGTTGCTACAGGAAATATATTTAAATCAAAAATGATATCTTCTGATGGAAAACCACATTCATCAACCATAATTCGGTATGAACGTTCTGCAATTTCTATTCTTCTATCATAAGTATCAGCTTGTCCTTCTTCATCAAAAGCCATTACAATAACAGCTGCTCCGTACATTTTAAGCTTACGAACTTGTTCTTTAAAGTTCTCTTCACCTTCTTTTAAAGAAATAGAGTTTACCACACACTTACCTTGTACCACTTGTAATCCAGCTTCTATGATATCCCACTTAGAGGAATCAATCATAATAGGTACACGAGCAATATCTGGCTCTGCCATGATTAAGTTTAAGAAGCGAACCATTGCCTCTTTTCCATCAATCAAACCATCATCCATGTTAATATCAATGATTTGAGCTCCCCCTTCTACCTGATGTAATGCTACTGCTAAGGCTTCATCAAATTTTTCTTCTTTGATTAACCTTAAGAACATTTTAGATCCTGCTACATTGGTACGCTCTCCTACATTGATAAAATTCATATCCGGTCCTAAAACCAAAGGTTCTAGTCCTGATAACTTCATGTATTTTGTTTGTTTTATTTTGCTCATTACTTTCGCTTAGTATTGAGTACTGAGTATTTAGTACTAAGTCTCAATATTATAACTATATTATTTCGTACAAAGTTGCTCTGCAACTTTTCTAGGCTCCGCTTTGGCCGCAATATCTGCAATAGCTTTAATATGTGCTGGTGTTGTACCACAACAACCTCCAATAATATTAATTAAATTCTTATCTAAATACCCTTGAATTTGAGAAGCCATTTGTTCAGGAGTTTCATCATATTCACCAAACGCATTTGGCAATCCAGCATTTGGATGTGCAGATACTCCATATTGAGTATTACTTGAAATAGCTTCTAAGTGAGGAACCAAAGCATCTGCTCCTAAAGCACAGTTTAACCCAACACTCAACAAAGGGATATGAGAAACTGAAATTAAAAAAGCTTCAGCAGTTTGACCTGATAAAGTTCTACCCGAAGCATCGGTAATTGTTCCACTTAACATAATAGGCACATCAATACCTCTTTCTTCTTTAACTTCTTCAATAGCAAATAAAGCTGCTTTTGCATTTAAAGTATCAAAAACTGTTTCTACTAACAAGACATCGCAACCTCCATCTAATAAAGCTTCTGTTTGTTGTTTATATGCAATGCGCAATTCATCAAAAGTTACTGCTCTATAACCAGGATCATTTACATCTGGTGACATACTTAGCGTTCGGTTTGTTGGCCCTATAGAACCTGCTACAAAACGTGGCTTGTGTGGTTCCTTAGCAGTAAACTCATTTGCTACTTCTTTGGCTATTTTTGCAGATTCATAGTTTAACTGATATACATAATCTTCCATTTCATAATCTGCCATGGCAATAGTTGTACTAGAAAATGTATTGGTTTCGGCTATATCTGCTCCCGCTTCAAAATACTTTGCATGTATTTCTTTAATGGCAGTTGGTTGGGTGATAGACAACATATCATTATTCCCTTTTACAGAAACATGCCAGTCTTTAAACTGTTCTCCTCTATAATCCTCTTCGGTAAATTTGTATTGCTGAATCATGGTACCCATAGCACCATCTAACACTAAAATTCTTTTCTTTATTTCTTCTCTAATATCTGCCATAATTTTTCTTTGGCTAATGGGTCGGAATTATAGAAAATTCTTACCTATTATTTTGACTCGCAAATATAAGGTTTATCACTTTAATTAAAGAAAGGTTTAGTTGTTTATCTTAAAAGCAAATACACAAACAAAATCACTATAGTGTTTAAAAGTAAAATCACTTTATTTAAACATTTATCAAAGTGTGTTTAAATAAAGTGATTCCATTAAAAATGTAGTTTGTTACAAAATATAAAACAATCCTACGTAACCGCTAAAAATAAAGGGAGTTTTGTCATTATACAAATCTATCAAATCTCCTCTCATCCTATAATTGGATGTTAAATTTAGCCCAAAATTTTGACTAATTAAATACCTTAACTCAGCATTTATAGACGTGGTAAAAGCATCAGATTTTTTAGCTAAATCTCTTCTAATATACCCAGCGTCTAATCCAATTAGCCCAATCATATTGTTTAACATAGATGAAACTGTAGTTAAGTCCATTTTATAGTTATACAACACACCTGCACTGGTATATTCCATTGCAGAAAACTTTTCAAAATACAATCCTAATTCATTATTAGCATTACCTCTTGAGGCTTTAATTAAAAAATTTAAGGCACCTTTTTCACTGTCGGCATAAGGGCCATTAACCAACATAGTTGGATCTAAAGAAACTTGAACAATTCCTTCTTTTTGAGCAAACAGTTGTAACGAAGCAACAATCATTACAACCAACAACAACAAACGTATCTTCATAGCATTAAAGATTTGTTCATTATTCCACTAATGAAATAATCTATTTTTCTTACATATATACTTTATTTAAATAATGAAATAATGAGGTTAATTAATAGGTTAATAAGTATACCTTAATATAGGTAAAATAATTCCCCCATTAAAAAACAGCTGTAAACAAACGCCACCACACCTACAAGAAACAACTATAAACC
Above is a genomic segment from Wenyingzhuangia fucanilytica containing:
- the trxA gene encoding thioredoxin, whose product is MALEITDATFEEVVLQSDKPVLVDFWAAWCGPCRMVAPIIDELTAEYEGKAVVGKVDVDANQEFAAKYGVRNIPTVLVFKGGEVVDKQVGVAPKATYAAKIDAAI
- a CDS encoding RteC domain-containing protein, which translates into the protein MFLNIFTCKNLNNSMKKILDLVKNYENTLKKIESKHLKKEEELKLKLKEAKHHLHQIRIYVRTLSFENTQEEITFFKKIKPSICGQIKFFKIQLSYKAEQPFVSIEKQKKYILKELRLLENKKKRNQSFYRYIKQEQTSLDDKYFVRGNEQLALFSQSDYADTDPEFTTSHDLLTCEVVTYELLSTYFKQELYCLSNFEAGCYNTIDNNSIAENFTWTASKTDLVELIYALKVTGAINGGDTQIKEITDVFGKLFNVNLGNYYKTFGEIKNRQENQTKFLSNLSSNLILKLEVDDF
- a CDS encoding homocysteine S-methyltransferase family protein; translation: MADIREEIKKRILVLDGAMGTMIQQYKFTEEDYRGEQFKDWHVSVKGNNDMLSITQPTAIKEIHAKYFEAGADIAETNTFSSTTIAMADYEMEDYVYQLNYESAKIAKEVANEFTAKEPHKPRFVAGSIGPTNRTLSMSPDVNDPGYRAVTFDELRIAYKQQTEALLDGGCDVLLVETVFDTLNAKAALFAIEEVKEERGIDVPIMLSGTITDASGRTLSGQTAEAFLISVSHIPLLSVGLNCALGADALVPHLEAISSNTQYGVSAHPNAGLPNAFGEYDETPEQMASQIQGYLDKNLINIIGGCCGTTPAHIKAIADIAAKAEPRKVAEQLCTK
- a CDS encoding ATPase — protein: MHPHIIHEKETLFELGTIENNIIHYDFDKIVAYLNYKGRLTFGKNFKIYEDDMFLLYKLCLYFIRDYKKCEKYGLDPNKGILLSGPVGCGKTSWMKLLKHISPNVINYEVIPSRFLTFQFNSKGFEVIEKYGSSFSFCFDDLGVEPDGKHFGQDCNVMGEILLSRYDLFLQNKKLTFATTNLNAEEIDERYGSRVRSRMRQLFNLVAFDKNCRDKRL
- a CDS encoding helix-turn-helix domain-containing protein produces the protein MPTAIITTDDLREFKTELLEAFKKLLESNSTTKNKKYLKSNEIMELLQVSPGTLQTLRINGTLPYTKIGGIIYYDAEEIQKVMEENKVKH
- a CDS encoding site-specific integrase produces the protein MVSSNTYSLLTWLYTQNVEPGFAIIYFRITINSKRANISLNKKIKIDSWDYYKSKVRGNSNEARMLNQFLKEEESKIAKAYRELELEEKLITAQLVKARYLGTDQKHKTLQDLVSYHNQFVEKKIHKNTLRSYKTSQKYLFLYVNELLKTTDLYLKQLDYQFLLGYESYLRNYQPTNGQHAIENNTVMKHIQRLRKMIKMAVELEWINKDPFIRFSPTFIKKQREYLTEYELESIQNYHSRIERLQLVKDLFLFSCYTGLAYIDIKNLTPDNIVIGIDGGNWIITKRQKTGTPVKVPLLELAENIINSYSENLRVLHSNILLPTISNQKLNSYLKEIADVCGITKNLTFHMARHTFATTVTLSNGIPIETVSKMLGHTKLTTTQIYAKIVDKKVSEDMNILKEKFSYKPHIQRVS
- the metH gene encoding methionine synthase, producing MSKIKQTKYMKLSGLEPLVLGPDMNFINVGERTNVAGSKMFLRLIKEEKFDEALAVALHQVEGGAQIIDINMDDGLIDGKEAMVRFLNLIMAEPDIARVPIMIDSSKWDIIEAGLQVVQGKCVVNSISLKEGEENFKEQVRKLKMYGAAVIVMAFDEEGQADTYDRRIEIAERSYRIMVDECGFPSEDIIFDLNIFPVATGMEEHRRNAIDFIEATHWVRTNLENASVSGGVSNVSFSFRGNNPVREAMHSVFLYYAIQKGMNMGIVNPAMLEVYDDIPKDLLEHVEDVILDRRDDATERLLDFAESFKGEKKSEAQKLAWRELPLQDRITHGLVKGIDQFIVEDVEEARLTVEKPLEVIEGHLMIGMGVVGDLFGEGKMFLPQVVKSARVMKRAVAHLMPFIEAAKDENSPPQGKVLLATVKGDVHDIGKNIVGVVLACNNYAIVDLGVMVPPEKILQAAIDEKVDVIGLSGLITPSLDEMVHIAKEMKRLNFTIPLLIGGATTSKAHTAVKIAPEYDGGVVHVLDASRSVPVTSTLIGEDKKISQAFKDKTYAEYDKVRDGFLNRARKKVYLPLAEARANNYKLDFNSETVYAPNKIGVQVIDNLPLEELLPFMDWTPFFQSWELHGKFPAILEDEIVGEQAKDLYKDAKAMLDTIVKEKWFVAKAVYGLFPANTVNADDIEIYTDNNRAETIQTMLTLRQQSKKAAGKPHIALSDYIAPKDSGVEDYIGAFCVTAGFGVEEKAEEYKQNLDDYNSIMVKALADRFAEAFAEYLHDKVRKQDWGYAKGEDLSNEELIKESYQGIRPAPGYPSCPDHTEKRQLWDLLNVKENIGVELTDSLAMFPTASVSGHYFAHKDARYFGLGKITKEQVHDFANRRGLTNTEAERWLSPNMAEE